One segment of Capnocytophaga sp. oral taxon 878 DNA contains the following:
- a CDS encoding transporter — protein MGIGVVAYLVFYYVPALEEASVWFAGFFNSILPLFMFLILYVTFCKVDFKKLALVRWHFWTMLVQCLLVGVIVAAILGWGIGGKELVLWESVLACIISPGAAAAAVVTLKLGGNLEQMTTYTFLSNLLCALLIPICFPLIEPASGMTFWGAFVLIMQKVCLVLVVPMLLALLTKSLPQLHRFHQWLIHIPDLSFYLWGCSLMIVTGTTLKNIFHAGTGVGFLLIIAFLGLVLCVLQYAMGRYIGRFFGARIEAGQGLGQKNTAFAIWIASTYLHPLSTVGPGCYILWQNIINSIEIWKKGKYAA, from the coding sequence ATGGGTATAGGAGTGGTGGCGTACTTGGTGTTTTATTACGTGCCGGCATTGGAAGAGGCTTCGGTGTGGTTTGCTGGATTTTTTAACAGTATATTGCCGCTGTTTATGTTCCTCATTCTGTACGTTACCTTTTGTAAGGTTGATTTTAAGAAGCTGGCACTTGTGCGGTGGCACTTTTGGACGATGCTGGTACAGTGCTTACTGGTAGGGGTGATAGTGGCTGCTATACTTGGGTGGGGCATTGGTGGAAAGGAGTTGGTACTTTGGGAGAGTGTACTGGCTTGTATTATAAGCCCAGGGGCGGCGGCAGCTGCGGTGGTGACTTTGAAACTTGGGGGTAATTTGGAGCAGATGACTACTTATACTTTTCTTTCGAACTTGTTATGTGCGCTGCTTATACCTATCTGTTTCCCGCTGATAGAGCCTGCTTCGGGAATGACCTTTTGGGGTGCTTTTGTGCTGATAATGCAGAAAGTATGCTTGGTGCTGGTAGTGCCTATGCTGCTGGCACTTCTTACTAAGAGTTTGCCACAACTGCATCGGTTTCATCAATGGTTGATACATATACCTGACCTATCGTTTTACCTTTGGGGTTGCTCACTAATGATAGTTACTGGTACTACGCTGAAGAATATTTTCCATGCGGGTACAGGGGTAGGTTTTTTGCTTATTATAGCTTTTTTGGGGTTGGTGTTATGTGTGTTGCAATACGCTATGGGGCGTTATATAGGGAGGTTTTTTGGTGCGCGGATAGAGGCAGGGCAAGGCTTGGGGCAGAAGAACACTGCTTTTGCTATATGGATAGCTAGTACGTATCTGCACCCTCTATCGACAGTGGGACCAGGTT
- a CDS encoding phosphohydrolase, which translates to MELQVGKSYRIKNDIFSFKAGEVWSLVDEGYQVYFGEHNFVFVNAEKNCHFMVLRDTSDKDMEIYYHLDRYFEEI; encoded by the coding sequence ATGGAATTGCAAGTAGGAAAGAGCTATCGCATAAAAAATGATATTTTCAGCTTTAAAGCGGGTGAAGTTTGGTCGTTAGTAGATGAGGGATACCAAGTGTACTTCGGCGAACACAATTTTGTATTCGTTAATGCCGAGAAAAATTGTCACTTTATGGTATTACGAGATACTTCCGACAAAGATATGGAAATATACTACCATTTGGATAGGTATTTTGAGGAAATATAA